A window of Hymenobacter aerilatus contains these coding sequences:
- a CDS encoding metal-dependent hydrolase has product MKLTYFGHACFLLETGSQKVLFDPFIRPNPLAKDVEVEKIEADYILLSHGHGDHVADVEEIGNRTGAELVAIAEIAGWFGQKGLKAAYPMNIGGKVTLPFGTVKMVAATHSSSLPDGTYGGLAAGFIVEAEGKTFYFAGDTALTYDMKIIGEYYKLDFALLPIGDNYTMGIDDALIAANWVGATKLIGMHYDTFPAIKIDQEAAKTKAQQAGKELTLLQIGETIDL; this is encoded by the coding sequence ATGAAATTGACCTACTTCGGCCACGCGTGCTTCCTGCTCGAAACCGGCAGCCAGAAAGTGCTTTTTGACCCGTTCATTCGCCCCAACCCTCTCGCTAAGGACGTGGAGGTGGAGAAGATTGAGGCCGATTACATCCTGCTCAGCCACGGCCACGGCGACCATGTGGCCGACGTGGAGGAAATCGGCAACCGCACCGGTGCGGAGCTGGTAGCCATTGCCGAAATAGCTGGCTGGTTCGGGCAGAAAGGTCTGAAAGCCGCCTACCCCATGAACATTGGCGGTAAGGTTACCCTACCCTTCGGCACCGTGAAGATGGTGGCTGCCACACACTCCAGCTCCCTACCCGATGGCACCTACGGCGGCCTGGCGGCTGGGTTTATCGTGGAAGCCGAAGGCAAAACCTTCTACTTCGCCGGCGACACGGCCCTCACCTACGACATGAAAATCATCGGTGAGTACTATAAGCTGGACTTTGCCCTGCTGCCCATCGGCGACAACTACACCATGGGCATCGACGATGCGCTGATTGCAGCCAACTGGGTAGGCGCTACCAAGCTCATCGGTATGCACTACGATACCTTCCCGGCCATCAAAATCGATCAGGAAGCCGCTAAAACCAAAGCGCAGCAAGCCGGTAAAGAGCTGACGCTGCTGCAAATCGGCGAAACGATTGACCTGTAA
- a CDS encoding DUF5683 domain-containing protein, which translates to MSVAFRCCVLVLLLAFLVITHQTQAQVTVTARSESSQVAKPRQGTAADSARKTEILFGRRVTRPTKAAFFSAILPGAGQVYNKKYWKLPLVYTVLGSAVAGQVHYQQLYREFKDAKQIRKDNDPLTIDKGKRTASLSNNSIEFYLNRFRPRRDVLISGVAAAYGLVILDALVDAHLRDFNVDDNLTWRCSPTFICQNTVIAPGMAVVITLPTSIRK; encoded by the coding sequence ATGTCTGTTGCATTCCGTTGTTGCGTGCTAGTCTTGCTGCTGGCGTTCCTCGTTATCACTCACCAAACCCAAGCGCAAGTAACTGTTACAGCCAGATCAGAGTCGTCGCAGGTAGCGAAGCCCCGCCAGGGAACAGCTGCTGACTCAGCCCGCAAAACTGAAATCCTGTTTGGTCGCCGCGTGACACGTCCCACCAAAGCCGCGTTTTTCAGCGCTATACTACCCGGTGCTGGTCAGGTGTATAATAAGAAATACTGGAAGCTACCATTAGTATATACTGTACTAGGCAGTGCTGTTGCCGGTCAGGTACATTATCAGCAACTCTATCGAGAGTTCAAGGACGCAAAGCAGATACGAAAAGATAATGACCCGCTTACTATTGACAAAGGAAAGCGCACAGCTAGCCTGAGCAATAACAGCATTGAATTTTACCTTAATAGATTTCGGCCGCGCCGCGACGTGCTAATCAGTGGTGTAGCTGCTGCTTATGGTTTGGTTATCTTGGATGCTTTAGTGGATGCACATTTGCGTGATTTCAATGTTGACGACAATCTGACATGGCGCTGTTCACCTACTTTTATTTGTCAGAATACAGTAATAGCTCCGGGTATGGCTGTCGTTATTACACTTCCTACTAGTATTCGCAAATAG
- a CDS encoding ParB/RepB/Spo0J family partition protein — MSEKNEEKNIPSLPKRKVGGLGRGLNALIEGSYEKKSDRVGSAGLVPHPVNSVGLIPVGHIEANPYQPRTHFDQTALQELAESIKIQGIIQPVTVRQMGTNSYQLISGERRLQASRLAGLETIPAYIRKADDQQMLEMALIENIQRENLNAIEIALSYQRLVSECNLKQEELGDRVGKNRSTVTNYLRLLKLPPDIQIGLRDNVISMGHARALVNIDSVEQQLALFHRIVDEELSVRKVEQLVRNGLTPPAKADAPTPEPTEPQVPVAELRRTERHLSDRFGSRVQVKPGPQGRGEIKIAFDSVEDMQRILHILQPA; from the coding sequence ATGTCAGAGAAAAACGAAGAGAAGAATATTCCGTCGCTACCCAAGCGCAAAGTAGGCGGCCTGGGCCGTGGCCTGAACGCACTGATTGAGGGCAGCTACGAAAAGAAAAGCGACCGGGTAGGCTCCGCTGGCTTGGTCCCGCATCCCGTCAACTCCGTTGGGCTGATTCCGGTGGGCCACATCGAGGCCAACCCCTACCAGCCCCGCACCCACTTCGACCAGACCGCGCTGCAGGAACTGGCCGAATCCATCAAGATCCAGGGCATCATCCAGCCCGTGACGGTGCGCCAGATGGGCACCAACTCCTACCAGTTGATTTCGGGAGAACGGCGTTTGCAGGCCTCGCGCTTGGCGGGTTTGGAGACCATTCCAGCCTACATCCGCAAGGCCGACGACCAGCAGATGCTGGAAATGGCGCTCATTGAGAACATCCAGCGCGAGAACCTCAACGCCATTGAAATTGCCCTCAGCTACCAGCGCCTCGTGAGCGAGTGTAACCTGAAGCAGGAAGAGTTGGGCGACCGGGTAGGCAAAAACCGCTCGACCGTCACCAACTACCTGCGTCTGCTCAAACTGCCACCCGACATCCAGATTGGCCTGCGTGACAACGTGATTTCGATGGGCCACGCCCGGGCACTAGTCAACATCGACAGCGTGGAGCAGCAGCTGGCATTGTTTCACCGCATCGTGGATGAGGAACTGTCGGTACGCAAGGTAGAGCAGTTGGTGCGCAACGGCCTCACGCCTCCTGCCAAGGCTGATGCGCCTACCCCAGAACCCACTGAGCCACAGGTACCCGTAGCCGAGCTACGCCGCACCGAGCGCCACCTCTCCGACCGGTTTGGCAGCCGCGTGCAAGTAAAGCCGGGCCCCCAGGGTAGGGGCGAAATCAAGATTGCCTTTGACTCGGTGGAGGACATGCAGCGCATTCTGCACATTCTGCAGCCGGCGTAG
- the lepB gene encoding signal peptidase I — translation MAVQSWEDRLKAQQAKPKPTQHKKPKSVWREWGDAILFAVVAATLIRWATFEAYTIPTPSMEHSLLVGDYLFVSKLHYGPRTPQTPLQVPLTHQTIWGTTIPSYSDAIQLPSYRLPGFSEVKRNDVVVFNVPFESQFPADLRTNYIKRCIGMPGDLLSIKEGQVYINGQPLKTPVESQTTYDMETTAPVRDKFFQEQSVLDYQIDGSGMAGGNGLPYPSGQTPAGTYIYQSLHMTNAAVSYFRQQPYVKNVVPTQAAPGVANPTLFPSRVDYPSLTMTSATERPWNVDNYGPLPIPKAGQTVTLTPENAGIYYKIVARYEHNEGITWQNGMIYQNGKPLTSYTVKQNYYFMMGDNRHNSEDSRFWGFVPEDHIVGKAVLIWMSVDPYADFFHKIRWSRLFNLID, via the coding sequence ATGGCCGTACAATCTTGGGAAGACCGCCTCAAGGCACAGCAAGCAAAACCCAAACCCACGCAACACAAAAAACCCAAAAGCGTGTGGCGCGAATGGGGCGATGCTATTTTGTTTGCCGTAGTGGCCGCTACGCTCATTCGCTGGGCCACGTTTGAGGCGTATACCATCCCTACCCCCTCCATGGAGCACTCCTTGCTGGTAGGCGATTATCTGTTTGTAAGCAAGCTGCACTACGGCCCGCGCACGCCGCAAACGCCATTGCAGGTGCCGCTTACGCACCAAACCATCTGGGGCACAACGATTCCAAGCTATTCCGATGCTATCCAGCTGCCATCGTACCGCCTGCCAGGTTTTTCGGAGGTGAAGCGCAACGATGTGGTGGTATTTAACGTGCCGTTTGAAAGCCAGTTTCCGGCCGATTTGCGCACCAACTATATCAAGCGCTGCATTGGAATGCCCGGCGACTTGCTTTCTATCAAGGAAGGGCAGGTGTACATCAACGGACAGCCACTCAAAACGCCCGTAGAGTCGCAGACCACCTACGATATGGAAACCACCGCGCCTGTGCGCGACAAGTTTTTTCAGGAGCAAAGCGTGCTCGATTATCAGATTGACGGCAGCGGTATGGCCGGCGGCAACGGCCTCCCCTACCCCAGCGGCCAGACGCCGGCCGGCACCTACATCTACCAAAGCTTGCACATGACCAACGCAGCTGTTAGCTATTTCCGCCAGCAGCCCTATGTGAAGAATGTGGTACCCACCCAAGCCGCACCCGGCGTGGCCAACCCTACCTTGTTCCCCAGCCGCGTAGACTACCCTTCGTTGACCATGACCAGCGCCACCGAGCGCCCCTGGAACGTGGATAATTATGGCCCCCTACCCATCCCAAAGGCTGGCCAGACGGTTACGTTGACTCCCGAAAACGCGGGTATCTACTATAAGATAGTAGCTCGCTATGAGCACAACGAGGGCATTACGTGGCAGAATGGCATGATTTACCAAAATGGTAAGCCGCTGACCAGCTATACCGTCAAGCAGAATTACTACTTCATGATGGGCGACAACCGTCATAACTCAGAGGACTCGCGCTTCTGGGGCTTCGTACCTGAAGACCACATCGTGGGCAAGGCTGTGCTAATCTGGATGTCGGTAGACCCCTACGCCGATTTCTTCCACAAGATCCGCTGGAGCCGTTTGTTCAACCTAATTGATTAG
- a CDS encoding methyltransferase domain-containing protein, translating to METTTQAQVRDYYGTQLTTNQDLKTNACCTTDIPAAHRQILATLESEVLDKYYGCGVCVPPAVAGCTVLDLGSGSGRDAFLLSKLVGEDGHVIGVDMTDEQLDVARRHVATHTERFGYSQPNVEFRKGYIEDLRTADLADNSVDVVVSNCVLNLSTDKAATYREIFRVLKPGGELFISDVFADRRVPEALRQDPILYGECLSGALYEQDFRRLLHELGVRDYRLTARRRLTIENAEIEQKVGNIKFYSLTVRAFKLDLEDQCEDYGQVATYLGSLPDEPHGFTLDDHHYFETGRPMLVCGNTADMLSQTRYAPYFAVAGNKDRHFGLFPCGPAAAAGPDEAAASSCGC from the coding sequence ATGGAGACTACCACGCAAGCCCAAGTGCGCGACTATTACGGCACGCAACTAACGACCAACCAGGACCTGAAAACCAACGCCTGTTGTACCACCGATATTCCGGCAGCGCACCGCCAAATTCTGGCCACGCTGGAATCTGAAGTGCTGGATAAATACTACGGCTGCGGCGTGTGCGTGCCTCCGGCCGTGGCGGGTTGCACCGTGCTGGACCTGGGCAGCGGCAGTGGCCGCGACGCTTTCCTGCTCTCGAAGCTGGTGGGCGAAGACGGCCACGTGATTGGCGTAGATATGACGGATGAGCAGCTGGACGTGGCCCGGCGGCACGTGGCCACGCACACCGAGCGGTTCGGCTACAGCCAACCCAACGTGGAGTTTCGTAAGGGCTACATCGAAGACCTGCGCACCGCCGACCTAGCCGACAACAGCGTGGATGTGGTGGTGAGTAATTGCGTGCTGAACTTGAGCACCGACAAAGCCGCCACTTACCGCGAAATATTCCGGGTACTGAAACCGGGTGGAGAGCTATTTATCTCGGATGTATTTGCCGACCGACGCGTGCCCGAAGCCCTGCGCCAGGACCCCATACTGTATGGCGAATGCCTGAGCGGCGCGCTGTACGAGCAGGATTTCCGCCGTCTGCTGCATGAGCTGGGCGTACGCGACTACCGCCTCACGGCCCGTCGCCGCCTGACGATTGAGAATGCGGAAATTGAGCAGAAAGTAGGCAACATCAAGTTCTACTCGCTCACGGTGCGTGCCTTCAAGCTCGACTTAGAAGACCAGTGCGAGGACTATGGCCAGGTGGCTACCTACCTGGGTTCCCTACCCGATGAGCCCCACGGCTTTACCCTCGACGACCACCACTACTTTGAAACTGGCCGCCCCATGCTGGTGTGCGGCAATACCGCCGACATGCTCAGCCAGACGCGCTACGCCCCGTATTTCGCTGTAGCAGGCAATAAAGACCGGCACTTCGGCTTGTTTCCGTGCGGCCCGGCGGCCGCTGCCGGTCCTGACGAAGCAGCAGCGTCGTCCTGCGGTTGCTGA
- a CDS encoding ABC transporter substrate-binding protein, producing MSSFLRRFAGFSFVCTGLLSGCGGPAQPTDDRRVFRYNQPEALTSLDPAFANKQANIWAVTQLYNGLLELDDSLKPGPALARRYQISPDGKTYTFTLRPGVRFHDSEVFAGGKGRSITAQDFVYSFRRLFDPATASPGGWIFRGKVLENSKGEISDTAFVAANDSTLRIYLKEPFIPFLGILTMSYAYVVPREAVQRYGKDFREHPVGTGPFRFKVWDESNAIIYHRNPSYWRRDAQGRALPYLDAVQISFITDRKTEFLTFQQGKLDFLSGIREGSRDLIMHPDGTVREEFRNKFRVEKVPYLNTEYLGFQLDPKNLPTDDDTPALRDRRVRQALSYALNKPEMVAYFLNNVGVPGVSGFVPSSLPSYSATLVPGYDYQPQKARALLREAGFGPGKPLRLRLSTVQERKEICEYMQKKWAEVGAQVQIDVNQAAAHQELVDNGRAAFFTKSWLGDYPDAENYLALFYSPNFAPAGPNKTHYKSAAYDQLYEQANREQNTEKRYDLYRRMDRLMMVDAPVVPLYYDEVVRLTQNNVRGLRPNPMNQLTLERVRKE from the coding sequence ATGAGTTCGTTTTTGCGTCGTTTTGCCGGTTTTTCCTTTGTCTGCACGGGGCTGCTGAGCGGCTGCGGCGGCCCGGCGCAGCCCACCGACGACCGACGCGTGTTTCGCTACAACCAGCCCGAGGCGCTCACCTCGCTGGACCCGGCCTTTGCCAACAAGCAGGCGAATATCTGGGCTGTGACGCAGCTCTACAATGGCCTACTGGAGCTGGACGATAGTCTGAAGCCTGGCCCGGCCCTGGCGCGCCGCTACCAGATTTCGCCCGATGGCAAAACCTACACCTTCACCCTGCGCCCCGGCGTGCGCTTCCACGACTCGGAGGTGTTTGCCGGCGGCAAGGGTAGGTCCATCACGGCGCAGGACTTCGTGTACAGCTTTCGACGCCTGTTCGACCCGGCTACGGCCAGCCCCGGCGGCTGGATTTTTCGGGGCAAGGTGCTGGAAAACAGCAAGGGCGAAATCAGCGACACGGCCTTCGTAGCCGCCAACGACTCTACCCTGCGCATCTACCTGAAAGAGCCGTTTATCCCGTTCTTGGGCATTCTGACAATGTCCTATGCCTACGTGGTGCCGCGCGAAGCCGTGCAGCGCTACGGCAAGGACTTCCGGGAGCACCCGGTAGGTACGGGGCCGTTCCGGTTCAAGGTGTGGGATGAAAGCAACGCCATCATCTACCACCGCAACCCGAGCTACTGGCGCCGCGATGCCCAGGGCCGCGCGCTACCCTACCTTGATGCGGTGCAGATCAGCTTTATCACGGACCGCAAAACAGAGTTCCTGACCTTTCAACAAGGAAAGCTGGATTTTCTGTCGGGCATTCGGGAAGGCTCGCGCGACCTGATTATGCACCCCGATGGCACCGTACGCGAGGAGTTTCGCAATAAATTCAGGGTAGAGAAGGTGCCTTACCTCAACACCGAGTACCTGGGCTTTCAGCTTGACCCCAAAAACCTACCCACCGATGACGACACGCCCGCCCTGCGCGACCGGCGCGTGCGCCAGGCCTTGAGTTACGCCCTGAATAAGCCCGAGATGGTGGCCTACTTCCTCAATAATGTGGGTGTGCCGGGCGTGTCGGGCTTCGTGCCGTCGTCGCTACCCTCGTACAGCGCTACCCTGGTGCCCGGCTACGACTACCAGCCGCAAAAGGCGCGGGCGCTGTTACGGGAAGCGGGTTTCGGGCCCGGCAAACCGTTGCGGTTGCGCCTGAGTACGGTGCAAGAACGTAAGGAAATCTGCGAGTATATGCAGAAGAAATGGGCCGAGGTAGGCGCACAGGTGCAGATCGACGTCAATCAGGCTGCTGCCCACCAGGAGCTAGTGGACAACGGCCGCGCTGCCTTTTTCACCAAGAGCTGGCTGGGCGACTACCCCGACGCCGAGAATTACCTGGCCCTGTTCTACAGCCCCAACTTCGCGCCGGCCGGTCCCAACAAAACGCATTACAAAAGCGCGGCCTACGACCAACTATATGAACAGGCCAACCGCGAGCAAAACACCGAAAAGCGCTACGACCTCTACCGCCGAATGGACCGCCTGATGATGGTCGATGCGCCCGTGGTGCCACTTTATTATGATGAAGTAGTGCGCCTGACCCAGAACAACGTACGCGGCCTACGTCCCAACCCCATGAACCAGCTCACGCTGGAGCGCGTTCGGAAGGAATAA
- the dapB gene encoding 4-hydroxy-tetrahydrodipicolinate reductase, whose protein sequence is MKLLLIGYGKMGQAIAAQATARGHQIAGIVDPTHPGVHITDFTAATADVAIEFTHPDAAFSNVRSCLQQGIPVVCGSTGWLHHFAEAQALSQQTGTPLFYASNYSVGVNLFFHFNEYIAAKMHQFGGYDVQVREIHHTQKVDQPSGTALTAAEGILRHFPAKTTWRNEPTDVPNELAVLSERTGAVVGTHIVTYNSTADTIELKHEAHTRDGFVQGALLAAEWLPGRQGVFGMKDLLGL, encoded by the coding sequence ATGAAGTTGCTTCTTATTGGCTACGGCAAAATGGGCCAGGCCATTGCGGCCCAAGCCACGGCCCGCGGCCACCAGATTGCTGGCATCGTAGACCCTACCCACCCCGGCGTACATATCACTGATTTCACCGCCGCAACTGCCGACGTCGCTATTGAATTTACGCACCCCGACGCGGCTTTTAGCAATGTGCGGTCGTGCCTGCAGCAGGGTATTCCGGTGGTGTGCGGCTCTACGGGCTGGCTACATCATTTCGCGGAGGCGCAGGCGCTAAGCCAGCAGACCGGTACGCCGCTGTTCTATGCTTCCAACTACAGCGTAGGCGTGAATCTGTTCTTCCACTTCAACGAATACATCGCGGCCAAAATGCACCAGTTTGGCGGCTATGATGTGCAGGTACGCGAGATTCACCACACCCAGAAGGTGGACCAGCCCAGTGGCACGGCCCTCACGGCCGCCGAAGGTATTCTGCGCCACTTTCCGGCCAAAACCACGTGGCGCAACGAGCCTACCGATGTTCCTAACGAGCTGGCGGTCCTATCGGAGCGCACAGGCGCGGTAGTAGGCACCCACATCGTCACGTATAACTCCACCGCCGACACCATCGAACTCAAGCACGAAGCCCACACCCGCGATGGGTTTGTGCAGGGCGCGTTGCTAGCCGCAGAATGGCTGCCGGGCCGGCAGGGCGTGTTTGGGATGAAAGACTTGTTGGGGCTATAA
- a CDS encoding DUF5683 domain-containing protein: MLFSFRCWLLLLLLAFLGSLQQAYAQIAVTAGADSSQVAEPRQETAADSARKTEILFGRRVTRPTKAAVWAIIPGGGQFYNKKYWKVPLAVGLIGGVVAAEVFYQIRYKRYVEQYNFLSDSGVAALPRSPYPNLNAGNTVAGAQRGVIFYRRYRDQFLAYSAIAYGLTVLDALVDAHLKDFDISDDLSLNIEPTMLRTPMVAAAPGVSLTFSLTSTRSSRK, encoded by the coding sequence ATGCTGTTTTCCTTCCGCTGCTGGCTACTTTTATTATTACTGGCCTTCTTAGGCTCTTTGCAGCAGGCATACGCCCAAATAGCCGTTACGGCCGGGGCCGACTCGTCGCAGGTAGCGGAGCCCCGCCAGGAAACCGCCGCCGACTCGGCCCGCAAAACCGAAATCCTGTTTGGCCGCCGCGTGACGCGCCCGACGAAGGCGGCAGTATGGGCTATTATTCCTGGTGGCGGACAGTTTTACAACAAAAAGTACTGGAAAGTACCACTGGCGGTAGGGCTAATTGGGGGGGTAGTAGCGGCGGAAGTATTCTACCAAATCCGTTACAAACGGTACGTTGAGCAATACAACTTTTTGTCAGACAGCGGTGTAGCAGCGCTACCAAGATCTCCTTACCCTAATTTAAATGCCGGAAATACAGTGGCAGGGGCACAGCGAGGTGTTATTTTCTACCGTCGCTACCGTGACCAGTTCCTTGCTTATTCAGCCATTGCCTACGGCCTTACAGTGCTTGATGCTTTGGTGGATGCTCACCTAAAAGACTTTGACATCAGCGACGACCTCAGCTTGAACATCGAGCCGACTATGCTGCGCACACCTATGGTAGCGGCAGCGCCGGGCGTATCGCTTACTTTTTCGCTTACCTCTACCCGATCTTCCCGAAAATGA
- a CDS encoding ParA family protein: MGKIIAVANQKGGVGKTTSAINLAASLAALEYRTLLVDADPQANATSGVGFDPKDIENSVYECMVDGVSAEDTILQTNILPHLDLMPSHIDLVGAEVEMINLPNREEKMKDALRPLADQYDFIIIDCSPSLGLITVNALTAAHSVIIPVQCEYFALEGLGKLLNTVKIIQGRLNETLEIEGILLTMYDVRLRLSNQVVEEVKLHFQQLVFDTIIPRNVKLSESPSFGIPVIMHDAESKGSISYLNLAREIVEKNVEAAAPEAEQEEASDEAA, from the coding sequence ATGGGCAAAATCATTGCGGTAGCCAACCAGAAGGGCGGCGTAGGCAAAACCACCTCGGCCATTAACCTGGCAGCCAGCCTGGCGGCGCTGGAATATCGGACGCTGCTGGTCGATGCCGACCCGCAGGCCAATGCTACATCGGGGGTAGGGTTCGACCCCAAGGATATCGAGAACAGCGTGTATGAGTGCATGGTGGACGGTGTAAGTGCCGAGGATACCATTCTGCAAACCAACATCCTCCCCCACCTCGACCTGATGCCCTCTCACATCGACCTGGTAGGCGCTGAGGTAGAGATGATTAACCTTCCCAACCGGGAGGAGAAGATGAAGGACGCGCTGCGCCCCTTGGCCGATCAGTACGACTTCATCATCATCGACTGCTCACCCTCGCTAGGCTTGATTACGGTGAATGCTCTCACGGCCGCGCATTCGGTTATCATTCCGGTGCAGTGCGAGTACTTCGCGTTGGAAGGCTTGGGCAAGCTCCTGAACACGGTGAAAATCATTCAGGGCCGCCTCAACGAGACGCTGGAAATCGAGGGCATCCTACTCACCATGTATGACGTGCGTCTGCGCCTCTCCAACCAAGTGGTAGAGGAAGTGAAGCTGCACTTCCAGCAGTTGGTATTCGATACCATTATCCCGCGCAACGTGAAGCTGTCGGAGTCGCCGAGCTTCGGCATTCCCGTGATTATGCATGATGCCGAGAGCAAAGGCAGCATCAGCTACCTGAACCTAGCCCGCGAGATTGTGGAGAAAAACGTGGAGGCCGCAGCCCCCGAAGCCGAGCAGGAAGAAGCCAGCGACGAGGCTGCCTAA
- the arsS gene encoding arsenosugar biosynthesis radical SAM (seleno)protein ArsS (Some members of this family are selenoproteins.), whose amino-acid sequence MKSLHTQQHPLADLRYQLNVLTHAEAAGSHLPPFAAKLRETDLLPLRPTGLTVMQINVGKMCNQTCHHCHVDAGPDRTEIMTRATMQQCLNALAQTDIPVVDLTGGAPEMNPDFRWFVEQISALGRSIIVRCNLTIIVANKKYHDLPEFFAQHRVRVVSSLPCYTAANTNKQRGEGVFERSIRALQMLNAVGYGVADTGLVLDLVFNPGGASLPGPQAALEVDYKRQLMQDYGIVFNNLLTITNLPINRFLEFLLESGKYELYMEKLVTAYNPAAAANVMCRSTLSVGWDGQLYDCDFNQQLDLLVEASAPRHIQDFNQVALESRAVVINQHCYGCTAGAGSSCGGATV is encoded by the coding sequence ATGAAGTCCCTCCACACCCAGCAACACCCGCTCGCCGACTTACGCTATCAGCTGAATGTGCTTACTCACGCGGAAGCTGCCGGTAGTCACTTGCCGCCGTTTGCTGCCAAATTGCGCGAAACGGACTTGCTTCCCCTGCGCCCCACGGGCCTCACGGTGATGCAGATCAACGTGGGCAAGATGTGTAACCAGACCTGTCACCACTGCCACGTAGACGCCGGCCCCGACCGCACGGAAATCATGACGCGCGCCACCATGCAACAGTGCCTCAATGCGCTGGCGCAGACCGATATTCCGGTGGTAGACCTGACGGGCGGTGCGCCGGAGATGAACCCGGATTTTCGGTGGTTTGTGGAGCAAATTTCGGCGCTGGGACGCAGCATTATCGTGCGCTGCAACCTCACCATCATCGTGGCCAACAAGAAATACCACGATCTACCCGAGTTCTTTGCCCAGCACCGGGTGCGGGTGGTGTCATCGCTGCCGTGCTACACGGCCGCCAACACCAACAAGCAGCGCGGCGAGGGTGTATTTGAGCGTTCTATCCGAGCTTTACAAATGCTGAATGCCGTGGGCTACGGCGTGGCCGATACGGGCTTGGTGCTGGATTTGGTGTTCAATCCCGGTGGCGCTTCCCTACCCGGCCCGCAGGCGGCGCTGGAAGTGGATTATAAGCGCCAACTGATGCAGGACTATGGTATTGTATTCAATAACCTGCTCACCATCACTAACCTGCCCATCAACCGCTTCCTGGAATTTTTGCTGGAAAGCGGCAAGTACGAGCTGTACATGGAGAAGCTGGTGACGGCCTACAACCCGGCTGCCGCCGCCAACGTGATGTGCCGCAGCACGCTCTCCGTGGGCTGGGACGGCCAACTCTACGACTGCGACTTCAACCAACAGCTCGATTTGCTGGTAGAAGCATCGGCCCCGCGCCACATTCAGGATTTCAACCAAGTGGCGCTGGAAAGCCGGGCTGTGGTCATCAACCAGCACTGCTACGGCTGCACGGCCGGGGCGGGCTCTAGCTGCGGCGGCGCCACAGTATAA
- a CDS encoding uracil-DNA glycosylase, producing MNVKIDESWRKVLHEEFEKPYFQHLTTFLRGEYATTAVYPPGPQIFHAFQACPFDRLKVVILGQDPYHGKGQAHGLSFSVAHGVRTPPSLQNIFKELYDDIPGTAPAPDGNLDRWAEQGVLLLNATLTVRASTPGSHQKKGWEQFTDAVIQKISEQKEHVVFILWGAYAQKKGEIIDTKKHLVLKAAHPSPYAADRGFFGSRPFSKTNAYLEQHGEQPINW from the coding sequence ATGAATGTAAAGATAGATGAGAGCTGGCGCAAGGTGTTGCACGAAGAATTCGAGAAACCGTACTTCCAGCACCTGACCACCTTCTTGCGCGGCGAATATGCCACTACGGCCGTCTACCCACCCGGTCCACAGATTTTTCATGCGTTTCAGGCCTGCCCGTTTGATCGGCTGAAGGTGGTGATTCTGGGCCAGGACCCCTACCACGGCAAGGGGCAGGCACACGGCCTGTCGTTTTCGGTGGCGCACGGCGTCCGCACGCCCCCTTCGCTGCAAAACATCTTCAAGGAGCTGTACGATGACATTCCCGGCACCGCTCCCGCGCCTGACGGCAACCTCGACCGCTGGGCCGAGCAGGGTGTACTGCTGCTGAACGCGACCCTCACCGTGCGGGCCAGTACGCCCGGCTCTCACCAAAAGAAAGGCTGGGAGCAGTTCACAGATGCCGTTATTCAGAAAATATCGGAGCAAAAAGAGCACGTGGTGTTCATTCTGTGGGGTGCCTACGCACAGAAAAAAGGTGAAATCATAGACACGAAAAAGCACCTCGTGCTGAAAGCCGCACATCCCTCGCCTTACGCCGCCGATCGGGGCTTCTTCGGCTCCCGCCCGTTCAGCAAAACTAACGCTTACCTCGAGCAACACGGTGAACAGCCAATAAACTGGTGA